The Nicotiana tabacum cultivar K326 chromosome 14, ASM71507v2, whole genome shotgun sequence genome contains a region encoding:
- the LOC107770124 gene encoding protein PROTON GRADIENT REGULATION 5, chloroplastic, with protein sequence MATTTTSISATTTFSSSIGGEDYALLARKVPMNVRMGKPVRSRPMMGNVNEGKGLFAPIVVVTRNIVGKKRFNQLRGKAIALHSQVITEFCKSIGADQKQRQGLIRLAKKNGERLGFLA encoded by the exons ATGGCAACTACAACAACTTCAATTTCAGCTACTACtactttttcttcatctattggtGGTGAAGATTATGCCTTACTTGCTAGGAAAGTGCCAATGAACGTACGTATGGGGAAGCCAGTGAGATCAAGGCCAATGATGGGGAATGTTAATGAAGGGAAAGGACTATTTGCTCCTATTGTTGTTGTCACTAGAAATATTGTTGGCAAGAAACGTTTCAACCAGCTTAGGGGCAAAGCTATTGCTTTACACTCTCAG GTAATCACAGAGTTCTGCAAATCAATAGGAGCAGATCAGAAGCAAAGGCAAGGATTGATCCGACTAGCAAAGAAGAATGGTGAAAGACTTGGATTTCTTGCTTGA